A stretch of the Lolium perenne isolate Kyuss_39 chromosome 3, Kyuss_2.0, whole genome shotgun sequence genome encodes the following:
- the LOC127339522 gene encoding uncharacterized mitochondrial protein AtMg00810-like — protein sequence MVTRRQASKIIDPRERLNLNTTTVAALSPIPKSYIALLANNTWDLLRPPPPANVNVVSNKCIFRQKLKSDSRLDRYKARWVLRGFSQEHGIDFVETFSPVVKQATIRVILSVALSSNRKIGQLDVKNAFLHGHLDELVFYHQPTGFVDSARPDHVCPLNRALYGLKQASRAWYHHFATFITTFGFTCSKSDTSLFIMHGTFGMAYLLLYLNDIILTTSSLTLHERGITALSSEFAMTDLGGLHHFLGLVVRRDSQGMFLSQTQYALKILERAGMSTYHPASTPVDTSPKLASTAGSPVADPSSYLSLAGALQYLTFTRPDIAYAVQQICLHMHDPRDQHLTLIKHVLRYIKGTIHHGLQLAPSTMDRLVAYTDAEWAGCPDTRRSTFGYCVILGDNLVSWPSKRQHTVSRSSAKVEYQAVTNVVAEAT from the exons ATGGTCACCCGTCGTCAGGCTAGCAAGATCATTGATCCACGCGAGCGTCTCAACCTCAACACCACGACCGTCGCTGCTCTATCGCCCATCCCCAAGTCT TACATCGCCCTCCTCGCCAACAACACGTGGGATCTTTTGCGACCCCCTCCCCCCGCCAATGTCAATGTCGTCTCCAACAAGTGCATTTTTCGCCAGAAGCTCAAGTCTGACAGTAGGCTCGACCGCTACAAAGCACGGTGGGTGTTGCGCGGCTTCTCCCAGGAGCATGGCATCGATTTCGTCGAGACATTTAGCCCGGTGGTTAAACAAGCTACCATCCGGGTTATTCTCTCCGTCGCCCTCTCCTCCAACAGGAAGATCGGTCAACTCGATGTCAAGAACGCCTTCCTCCATGGTCATCTTGATGAGCTGGTGTTCTATCATCAACCCACTGGATTCGTCGACTCTGCGCGTCCCGATCATGTGTGTCCCCTCAACCGCGCACTCTATGGCTTGAAGCAAGCTTCTCGTGCGTGGTATCACCACTTCGCGACCTTCATCACCACCTTCGGCTTCACTTGCTCCAAGTCCGACACGTCACTCTTCATCATGCATGGAACTTTTGGCATGGCCTACCTACTCCTCTACCTTAATGACATCATCCTCACGACATCCTCCTTGACCCTGCATGAGCGCGGCATCACCGCTCTCAGCTCGGAGTTCGCCATGACAGACTTGGGAGGTCTACATCACTTCCTTGGCCTTGTCGTTCGACGTGATTCCCAGGGGATGTTTCTCTCCCAGACGCAGTACGCTCTCAAGATTCTCGAGCGTGCTGGCATGAGCACCTATCACCCTGCCTCGACACCGGTGGATACGTCACCGAAGCTTGCTTCTACTGCTGGTTCTCCGGTTGCTGATCCTTCATCTTATCTTAGTCTCGCCGGTGCTCTCCAGTACCTGACTTTCACCAGGCCCGACATCGCCTATGCCGTCCAGCAGATCTGTCTGCACATGCATGATCCTCGAGACCAGCACTTGACCCTGATCAAGCATGTACTTCGCTACATCAAGGGTACTATACACCATGGTCTTCAGCTTGCACCGTCCACTATGGATCGTCTCGTGGCCTACACTGATGCAGAATGGGCTGGTTGCCCTGACACGCGACGCTCCACCTTCGGCTATTGTGTGATCTTGGGTGACAACCTTGTCTCCTGGCCGTCTAAGCGCCAGCATACTGTTTCTCGCTCAAGTGCCAAGGTGGAGTATCAGGCAGTCACCAATGTTGTTGCTGAAGCCACTTAg